Proteins encoded together in one Variovorax paradoxus EPS window:
- a CDS encoding FecR family protein yields MTPSLPPSEEALRLREEVIDWFVHRRSANWNSRDERLFQDWIDADPKHADAYRQWESRWQAFDAIAPGTVAGWREGFAGSQVVASTRRGFLKPALALAAAGVVAGGSYLGWSHQQAQPVFAQAFATQRGQQLEVPLPDGSVLRLDTATRLEVRYFRQRREVRLIDGQAVFAVQSDAKRPFDVLAGPLQVRVVGTRFAVRYTPTMAGAEGARVSVEQGRVRVARMDRASDGSWAGSASGTEPQGAVFLTAGQQVHSDAEGALAAVSAIPGDGIAPWREHRLSFVDTPLARALAELERYGSTGLVVRDPAVAALRLSGTFDPRDARTLRRALPSALPVRLRGDGPVAEIVAAP; encoded by the coding sequence ATGACCCCATCGCTGCCACCGTCCGAAGAAGCATTGCGCCTGCGCGAGGAGGTGATCGACTGGTTCGTCCATCGCCGGAGCGCGAACTGGAATTCGCGCGACGAGCGTCTTTTCCAGGACTGGATCGACGCGGACCCGAAGCACGCCGATGCCTACCGCCAGTGGGAATCGCGTTGGCAGGCCTTCGACGCGATTGCGCCGGGGACCGTCGCGGGCTGGCGCGAGGGCTTCGCGGGAAGCCAGGTTGTCGCTTCCACGCGGCGCGGGTTCCTGAAGCCCGCGCTGGCGCTGGCCGCGGCGGGCGTGGTCGCCGGCGGCAGCTATCTGGGATGGAGCCATCAGCAGGCCCAGCCCGTGTTCGCGCAGGCTTTCGCCACCCAGCGCGGGCAGCAGCTCGAGGTGCCGCTGCCCGATGGCAGCGTGCTGCGGCTGGACACCGCCACGCGGCTGGAGGTGCGCTACTTTCGCCAGCGGCGTGAGGTCCGGCTGATCGACGGGCAGGCCGTCTTCGCGGTGCAGTCGGACGCGAAGCGTCCCTTCGATGTGCTGGCGGGGCCGTTGCAGGTTCGGGTGGTCGGCACCCGGTTTGCGGTGCGCTACACGCCGACCATGGCGGGCGCAGAGGGTGCGCGCGTGTCGGTGGAGCAGGGCAGGGTGCGGGTCGCGCGGATGGACCGGGCATCCGACGGAAGCTGGGCGGGATCCGCTTCGGGTACCGAGCCGCAGGGCGCCGTCTTCCTCACCGCCGGCCAGCAGGTGCACAGCGATGCAGAGGGCGCGCTGGCGGCCGTGTCGGCCATCCCGGGTGACGGCATCGCGCCCTGGCGCGAGCACCGGCTGAGCTTTGTCGACACGCCCCTGGCGCGCGCGCTGGCCGAACTCGAGCGCTACGGCAGCACCGGCCTCGTGGTGCGCGACCCTGCCGTGGCCGCGCTGCGCCTGAGCGGCACCTTCGACCCGCGGGACGCCCGCACGCTGCGGCGCGCGCTGCCGAGCGCGTTGCCCGTGCGGCTCCGGGGCGACGGACCGGTCGCCGAGATCGTCGCCGCGCCCTGA
- a CDS encoding RNA polymerase sigma factor encodes MFERYYRELLSFLSRKVSDRATAADLAQESYVRVYEAQRTGSVVRDPRALLYRTARNLVTDHHRRTGVRADFDGPGSSEEGAVELDDCIGPSTFEPDTILSSGQGLAAMVATIDRLPPRCREAFVLYKFDGLSYAEVAERMGISVRTVEMQLRIAMQACWTCLDEVNGAPR; translated from the coding sequence GTGTTCGAACGCTATTACCGCGAACTGCTGAGCTTTCTTTCCCGAAAGGTGTCCGACCGCGCCACCGCGGCCGACCTGGCGCAGGAAAGCTACGTGCGCGTGTACGAGGCGCAGCGCACCGGCAGCGTGGTGCGCGACCCGCGTGCGCTGCTCTACCGCACGGCCCGCAACCTCGTCACCGACCACCACCGCCGCACCGGCGTGCGTGCCGATTTCGACGGGCCCGGTTCTTCGGAAGAGGGCGCGGTTGAGCTCGACGATTGCATCGGCCCTTCGACATTCGAACCCGACACCATCCTGTCTTCCGGCCAAGGGCTGGCGGCCATGGTCGCCACCATCGACAGGCTGCCGCCGCGCTGCCGCGAAGCCTTCGTGCTCTACAAGTTCGATGGGCTGTCGTATGCCGAGGTCGCCGAGCGCATGGGCATTTCCGTGCGCACGGTCGAGATGCAGTTGCGCATCGCGATGCAGGCCTGCTGGACATGCCTGGACGAAGTGAACGGGGCACCGCGATGA
- a CDS encoding NAD(P)-dependent oxidoreductase: MTTVFVSHPQSKLAPYFGDRAIAALQAIAQVRFNPTDHELSSGELAGLAQGCDAIISYRQTVGDEALFAALPDLKAFVRCAIDIRNIDVASASRHGVLVTQASAGFIASVSEWIVGAMIDLGRHISASTALYHAGQPVVPAMGRELRGSTLGVIGYGQISRYLCDVALALGMHIVVYDPHASIERPGLEQVALDALLARCDFVVCLAPATEATENLMNAAAFAAMRPQAFFINASRGDLVDEDALLTALDAGTIAGCALDVGRAPDQMPSPRVAAHPRVIATPHIGGLTPPAVEHQAMETVGQLGELFQGRMPKGAVNAAEAWRWRKAFG, from the coding sequence ATGACCACGGTTTTCGTCAGCCATCCGCAGAGCAAGCTCGCCCCTTATTTCGGCGACCGTGCCATCGCCGCGTTGCAGGCCATTGCGCAGGTGCGCTTCAACCCGACGGACCATGAACTCTCCTCTGGCGAACTCGCCGGGCTCGCGCAAGGCTGCGACGCCATCATTTCGTATCGTCAGACGGTGGGCGACGAGGCGCTGTTCGCCGCGCTGCCCGACCTGAAGGCCTTCGTCCGCTGCGCGATCGACATCCGCAACATCGACGTGGCCTCGGCCAGCCGGCACGGCGTGCTGGTGACGCAGGCAAGCGCGGGGTTCATCGCGTCGGTGTCGGAGTGGATCGTGGGCGCGATGATCGACCTGGGGCGCCACATCAGCGCCTCGACGGCGCTGTATCACGCGGGCCAGCCGGTGGTGCCGGCGATGGGGCGCGAGCTGCGCGGCAGCACGCTGGGCGTGATCGGGTACGGGCAGATCAGTCGTTACCTGTGCGACGTGGCGCTGGCGCTGGGCATGCACATCGTTGTGTACGACCCGCATGCGTCGATCGAACGCCCCGGGCTCGAACAGGTCGCGCTCGATGCGCTGCTCGCGCGGTGCGACTTCGTGGTCTGTCTCGCGCCCGCCACCGAGGCCACCGAGAACCTGATGAACGCCGCCGCCTTCGCCGCGATGCGGCCGCAAGCCTTCTTCATCAATGCCTCGCGCGGCGACCTCGTGGACGAGGACGCGCTCCTCACCGCGCTCGACGCCGGCACCATCGCCGGCTGCGCGCTCGACGTCGGCCGCGCGCCCGACCAGATGCCCTCGCCGCGCGTGGCTGCGCATCCGCGCGTGATCGCGACGCCGCACATCGGCGGACTCACGCCGCCGGCTGTCGAGCATCAGGCGATGGAAACGGTGGGCCAGTTGGGCGAGCTGTTCCAGGGGCGGATGCCGAAGGGCGCCGTCAACGCGGCCGAGGCCTGGCGCTGGCGGAAAGCCTTCGGCTGA
- a CDS encoding LacI family DNA-binding transcriptional regulator: protein MSRITDVARRAGVSTSTVSNVLNGRSERMAAETLARVEAAIRDLKYRPNTSARQLKTGHTPLLGVLVPSMANPMYGFIAREIEAMAQGRYGFRIMIGNTYRDAEKEKHFFEDLMAHGVRGVIIISSMVDEQHVEAAAERGLVAVSYDRRATPGVPSVIDHVTVDNFESLRIATSHLIEQGHRRLAFVTPSGRTMSRNEKIRGFLAAAKSAGLEGSAQVVESLPVDEYGDSMMSELGRMQARLLAKSPDRPTGVIGVNDLLAFGLMAGFRDEGLSVPEDVSVMGIDNVFLSTLMYPAMTSVRVPVPEMAQVMVERVMSRLADASLPTQEFVFAPTLVARDSVVPPRA from the coding sequence GTGAGCAGAATCACCGATGTGGCCCGGAGGGCGGGCGTGTCGACCAGCACCGTGTCGAACGTGCTGAACGGGCGCAGCGAACGCATGGCCGCCGAGACGCTGGCCCGCGTCGAGGCAGCGATCCGCGACCTCAAGTACCGGCCCAACACCTCGGCGCGGCAGCTCAAGACGGGCCACACGCCCTTGCTCGGCGTTCTGGTGCCGTCGATGGCCAACCCGATGTACGGCTTCATCGCGCGCGAGATCGAGGCGATGGCACAGGGGCGCTACGGCTTCCGCATCATGATCGGCAACACCTACCGCGACGCCGAGAAGGAAAAGCATTTCTTCGAGGACCTGATGGCGCACGGCGTGCGCGGCGTGATCATCATCTCGTCGATGGTCGACGAGCAGCACGTGGAAGCCGCCGCCGAGCGTGGGCTGGTGGCGGTGAGCTACGACCGCCGCGCCACGCCGGGGGTGCCCTCCGTCATCGATCACGTGACGGTCGACAACTTCGAGTCGCTGCGCATCGCCACCTCGCACCTGATCGAACAAGGCCATCGGCGGCTGGCTTTTGTCACGCCCTCCGGCCGCACGATGAGCCGGAACGAGAAGATCAGGGGGTTTCTCGCCGCAGCGAAGAGCGCGGGCCTGGAAGGCAGCGCGCAGGTCGTCGAGAGCCTGCCGGTCGACGAATACGGCGATTCGATGATGAGCGAGCTGGGCCGCATGCAGGCTCGCCTGCTCGCGAAATCGCCCGATCGCCCCACCGGCGTGATCGGCGTGAACGATCTGCTGGCCTTCGGCCTGATGGCTGGGTTTCGCGACGAAGGCCTCTCGGTGCCGGAGGACGTGTCGGTCATGGGAATCGACAACGTGTTTCTCTCCACGCTCATGTACCCCGCGATGACCTCGGTGCGCGTTCCGGTGCCCGAGATGGCGCAGGTGATGGTCGAGCGGGTGATGAGCCGGCTGGCCGATGCGTCGCTTCCGACGCAGGAGTTCGTCTTCGCGCCCACGCTGGTGGCGCGCGACTCGGTGGTGCCGCCGCGTGCCTAG
- a CDS encoding HD domain-containing protein has translation MTPSTPEAARTYAIAMHGDQKYGAHPYVHHLDAVVALLQPYGEKARVVGYLHDVVEDTDATLSDVQSRFGDLVARCVSLLTDAPGANRKERKAKTYAAMAEVSGDEELALVVKAADRLANVRACVADGHRQLWDTYRGEHPTFRAAAFRKGQCDPLWAELDSLLSEWPAS, from the coding sequence ATGACCCCATCGACACCCGAAGCCGCGCGCACCTACGCCATCGCCATGCATGGCGACCAGAAATATGGCGCGCATCCCTATGTTCACCACCTGGACGCGGTGGTCGCCCTGCTCCAGCCCTATGGCGAGAAGGCGCGGGTCGTCGGCTACCTGCACGACGTGGTGGAGGACACCGACGCCACGTTGTCGGATGTGCAATCGCGCTTCGGCGATCTGGTGGCTCGGTGCGTGTCGCTATTGACCGATGCGCCCGGCGCCAACCGCAAGGAGCGCAAGGCCAAGACCTACGCGGCGATGGCAGAGGTGAGTGGCGATGAGGAACTCGCGTTGGTGGTCAAGGCGGCGGACCGGCTTGCGAATGTGCGGGCCTGCGTGGCCGATGGGCATCGACAGCTTTGGGACACGTATAGGGGGGAGCACCCGACGTTTCGGGCTGCTGCGTTTCGCAAGGGGCAGTGCGATCCGTTGTGGGCCGAACTCGACTCGCTTCTGTCGGAGTGGCCGGCGTCCTGA
- a CDS encoding PAN domain-containing protein produces the protein MKPSIRAGLACLFTALAGHAAAASLDAFTLSPNAAISGYNVENLAQSTPEMCATACLSAPRATWCVSFDFNKTNQSCDLSDKQAADVGGLKTDYPGNPYDHYSLKPDPLKAFTRTPDAAISGHNTETLQAVTPADCATACTDASRAAWCKSFDYHKTPQRCDLSDKRASDVGGLKTDYAGNPYDHYALIAGEGIPNPVPGNKHVLLIGIDGLRGDAIQCQGCVQTPAMSALIAGGAFHGNVLAGGTKQATVSGPGWSSVFTGFWADKHGVTSNDTSLPLKKTHVFDLIKQAWPTATTAVVGDWFNITHNLRPAKADFVVANATKNSQQATDAVKGWLSWKNPPTAIFYYLHNVDIHAPSYDPLNANYQSKIAGEDQQIAQLLAALTARPNYANEEWLIVVTSDHGGTGSGHGGQTAAERSTLLILNNNYANPLKPAYCQGNLGATAMLQVDGTTPHILDFMGLPNATEGHKHPSCGQ, from the coding sequence ATGAAGCCATCGATCCGCGCCGGCCTGGCGTGCCTGTTCACAGCGCTCGCCGGCCATGCAGCCGCAGCATCGCTCGACGCGTTCACGCTCTCGCCGAACGCCGCCATCTCGGGCTACAACGTCGAGAACCTGGCGCAGTCCACGCCCGAGATGTGCGCGACGGCCTGCCTGTCCGCACCGCGCGCCACCTGGTGCGTGTCGTTCGATTTCAACAAGACCAACCAGAGCTGCGACCTCAGCGACAAACAGGCGGCCGATGTCGGCGGCCTGAAGACCGATTACCCCGGCAACCCCTACGACCACTACAGCCTGAAGCCCGATCCGCTGAAGGCGTTCACGCGCACGCCCGATGCGGCGATCAGCGGCCACAACACCGAGACACTGCAGGCCGTGACGCCTGCCGACTGCGCCACCGCCTGCACCGACGCGAGCCGTGCCGCATGGTGCAAGTCCTTCGACTATCACAAGACCCCGCAGCGCTGCGACCTCAGCGACAAGCGCGCGAGCGATGTCGGCGGCCTGAAGACCGACTACGCCGGCAACCCTTACGACCACTACGCGCTGATCGCGGGCGAGGGCATTCCCAACCCCGTGCCGGGCAACAAGCATGTGCTCCTGATCGGCATCGACGGCCTGCGCGGCGACGCGATCCAGTGCCAGGGCTGCGTGCAGACGCCCGCGATGTCGGCGCTGATCGCGGGCGGCGCCTTCCACGGCAACGTGCTCGCGGGCGGCACCAAGCAGGCGACCGTCAGCGGACCCGGCTGGTCGTCGGTGTTCACCGGCTTCTGGGCCGACAAGCACGGCGTGACCTCGAACGACACCAGCCTGCCGCTGAAGAAGACGCACGTGTTCGACCTCATCAAGCAGGCCTGGCCCACGGCCACGACGGCGGTGGTCGGCGACTGGTTCAACATCACCCACAACCTGCGCCCCGCGAAGGCCGACTTCGTCGTCGCCAACGCTACCAAGAACTCGCAGCAGGCCACCGATGCGGTCAAGGGTTGGCTCAGCTGGAAGAACCCGCCGACGGCCATCTTCTATTACCTGCACAACGTCGACATCCACGCGCCGAGCTACGACCCGCTGAACGCCAACTACCAGAGCAAGATCGCCGGCGAAGACCAGCAGATCGCGCAACTGCTCGCCGCACTCACAGCACGCCCGAACTACGCGAACGAAGAGTGGCTGATCGTCGTGACCTCCGACCACGGCGGCACCGGCAGCGGCCATGGCGGGCAGACAGCGGCGGAGCGCAGCACCTTGCTCATCCTGAACAACAACTACGCAAACCCGCTGAAGCCCGCCTACTGCCAGGGCAACCTCGGCGCGACCGCGATGCTGCAGGTGGACGGCACGACGCCGCACATCCTGGATTTCATGGGCCTGCCCAACGCGACAGAAGGGCACAAGCATCCAAGCTGCGGGCAGTGA
- a CDS encoding MFS transporter, whose product MAQIGKAPNDHTLILHGARAEEGACPERSKPWVLAAAIVGSSMAFIDGTVVNVALPAIQADLNATAFQAQWVVESYALLLAALLLVGGALGDHYGRRRIFGIGVGIFALSSVACGLAADVHQLIAARAVQGVGGALLVPGSLALISAAFPEKERGKAIGTWSGFSGITAAVGPVLGGFLVDHFSWTWAFYINVPMALLVLWITWRHVPESHGASASGGLDVWGALLATAGLGGVVYAFIEAPTQGWHSPYVLAALAVGIVGSAGFIAVERKARTPMLPLGLLRIGNFSGANLLTLLLYAALGGGLYFFPLNMIQVQGYSASAAGAALLPFIFIMFALSGWAGQLVDRFGPRLPLVIGPSIAAGGFVLFAIPGVGASYWTGFLPAVVVLGFGMTVTVAPLTTTVMNAVGPDLAGVASGVNNAVSRAAAVLAIAVFGAVMAWAFDAALADGLRKMGASGEVSRFLEGERSKLAGAVMPPGVDAATAASVKRAVAESFVAGFRWVMLLSAGLAVLSALSAWLMIGKGPAAQRADEKP is encoded by the coding sequence ATGGCACAGATCGGCAAGGCGCCCAACGACCACACGCTGATCCTGCATGGCGCCAGGGCGGAAGAAGGCGCCTGCCCCGAGCGCTCCAAGCCCTGGGTGCTGGCCGCGGCCATCGTCGGCTCCAGCATGGCCTTCATCGACGGCACGGTGGTCAACGTCGCGCTGCCGGCCATCCAGGCCGACCTGAACGCCACGGCCTTCCAGGCGCAGTGGGTGGTCGAGTCCTATGCCTTGCTGCTGGCGGCGCTGCTGCTCGTAGGCGGCGCACTCGGCGACCACTACGGCCGCCGCCGCATCTTCGGCATCGGCGTCGGCATCTTCGCGCTCTCCTCGGTGGCCTGCGGGCTGGCGGCCGATGTGCACCAGCTCATCGCCGCACGCGCCGTGCAGGGCGTCGGCGGGGCGCTGCTGGTGCCCGGCAGCCTGGCGCTCATCAGCGCGGCATTTCCCGAGAAGGAACGCGGCAAGGCGATCGGCACCTGGTCGGGCTTCAGCGGCATCACGGCCGCTGTGGGGCCGGTGCTCGGCGGCTTCCTGGTCGACCACTTCTCCTGGACCTGGGCCTTCTACATCAACGTGCCGATGGCGCTGCTGGTGCTGTGGATCACCTGGCGCCACGTGCCCGAGAGCCACGGCGCATCGGCCAGCGGCGGGCTCGATGTGTGGGGCGCGCTGCTCGCCACCGCCGGGTTGGGCGGCGTGGTCTATGCCTTCATCGAGGCGCCCACGCAGGGCTGGCATTCGCCGTACGTGCTCGCGGCGCTGGCCGTCGGCATCGTGGGCAGCGCGGGCTTCATCGCGGTCGAGCGCAAGGCGCGCACGCCGATGCTGCCGCTGGGCCTGCTGCGCATCGGCAACTTCAGCGGCGCGAACCTGCTGACCCTTCTGCTCTATGCGGCGCTCGGCGGCGGGCTGTATTTCTTCCCGCTCAACATGATCCAGGTGCAGGGCTACTCGGCCAGCGCGGCGGGCGCGGCGCTGCTGCCGTTCATCTTCATCATGTTCGCGCTCTCGGGCTGGGCCGGGCAACTGGTCGACCGTTTCGGGCCGCGCCTGCCGCTGGTCATCGGGCCGAGCATCGCGGCGGGGGGCTTCGTGCTGTTCGCGATACCGGGCGTCGGTGCGAGCTACTGGACCGGCTTTTTGCCCGCGGTCGTGGTGCTGGGTTTCGGCATGACAGTGACGGTCGCGCCGCTCACCACCACCGTCATGAACGCGGTCGGACCCGATCTCGCGGGCGTGGCTTCGGGCGTCAACAACGCGGTGTCGCGCGCGGCGGCGGTGCTGGCAATCGCCGTGTTCGGCGCGGTCATGGCCTGGGCCTTCGATGCCGCGCTGGCCGATGGCTTGCGCAAGATGGGCGCCTCGGGCGAGGTGTCGAGATTCCTCGAAGGCGAGCGCAGCAAGCTCGCCGGCGCGGTGATGCCGCCGGGTGTAGATGCGGCCACAGCGGCGTCGGTCAAGCGCGCCGTGGCCGAATCGTTCGTGGCGGGTTTCCGCTGGGTGATGCTGCTGAGCGCGGGGCTGGCCGTGCTGAGTGCGTTGAGTGCCTGGCTGATGATCGGCAAGGGACCCGCCGCGCAGCGCGCCGACGAAAAACCATAG
- a CDS encoding PqiC family protein, which produces MMSKTFAFGKPALIVAAALLALAGCASKPDKYYTLASPVAAADAAPSTLGSPAPLYIELAPVSVPERFARPQMVVRQPGGSVQVEVLEQHRWASSFENELRDALSGNISARLGALDVTKGGRQTSQPVWRVAVQLQQFNAVDGGRVDASFSWTLRRSDEARTVVCQLNVGEAVAGGMDAVAQGAQRVTAAAAAAMARSVSAARANPASTACAL; this is translated from the coding sequence ATGATGAGCAAGACCTTTGCATTCGGAAAACCTGCGCTGATCGTTGCAGCCGCGCTGTTGGCATTGGCCGGCTGCGCGAGCAAGCCCGACAAGTACTACACGCTCGCCAGCCCCGTCGCGGCCGCCGATGCGGCGCCTTCGACATTGGGGAGCCCCGCGCCGCTCTACATCGAGCTCGCGCCGGTGTCCGTGCCCGAGCGCTTCGCGCGGCCGCAGATGGTGGTGCGCCAGCCGGGCGGCAGCGTGCAGGTCGAGGTGCTCGAGCAGCACCGCTGGGCTTCGTCGTTCGAAAACGAGCTGCGCGATGCGCTGTCCGGCAACATCTCCGCGCGGCTGGGTGCGCTCGACGTGACCAAGGGCGGACGCCAGACCTCGCAGCCGGTATGGCGCGTCGCGGTGCAGTTGCAGCAGTTCAATGCGGTCGATGGCGGGCGCGTCGATGCGAGCTTCAGCTGGACGCTGCGCCGCTCCGACGAAGCGCGCACGGTGGTGTGCCAGTTGAACGTCGGAGAGGCGGTCGCCGGCGGCATGGACGCGGTGGCGCAAGGCGCGCAGCGCGTGACGGCCGCTGCTGCTGCTGCGATGGCGCGCAGCGTGAGCGCGGCGCGTGCAAACCCGGCCTCTACGGCATGCGCGCTCTGA
- a CDS encoding intermembrane transport protein PqiB: MSEEDPQPQGDKPAPSAPPSAPPLPRPQVKRRRDWLPSLIWLIPIVAALVGVTLVARILLERGPEIVLTFKTAEGLEAGKTAVKYKDVQIGLVQSLRLARDRSHVRVLVQLNKDAESFTSDDSRFWVVRPRLDTSGISGLGTLLSGAYIGADAGVSKETAGEFKGLEAPPIVTRDDSGQQFLLRATDIGSLDVGSPVYFRRIKVGQVAAYELDGDGRGVTLRVFVNAPYDKFVGVNTRFWQASGIDAQLSASGFTLRTQSLATILLGGIAFQAPDDAMGPLAKENTAFMLAQDEVAAMKEPDGPSQTLLMYFNQSLRGLVPGAPVDFRGVVIGEVKSIGVEFDRAEREFRMPVLVQIYPDRLRRRETGQPQGTESRATQQERLRFLAEKGLRAQLRNGNLLTGSVYVALDFFPKAPPVQIDLAKNPIELPTVANSLDEIQSQVQEIASKLNKVPYEQIAADLRTTLATLNKTLTSAEQTVTRINNDVTPELAAAMKDVRKTVNTAERTLADDSPLQQDMRQTLRELTRAAGSVRVLTDYLERHPESLLRGKPDDKK, translated from the coding sequence ATGAGTGAAGAAGATCCGCAACCGCAAGGCGACAAACCGGCACCATCCGCGCCGCCGTCTGCCCCCCCATTACCCCGACCCCAGGTCAAGCGCCGCCGTGATTGGCTGCCCTCGCTGATCTGGCTGATTCCCATCGTGGCCGCGCTGGTCGGTGTGACGCTGGTGGCGCGCATCCTGCTGGAGCGCGGCCCCGAGATCGTGCTCACCTTCAAGACCGCCGAGGGCCTCGAAGCCGGCAAGACCGCCGTGAAATACAAGGACGTGCAGATCGGTCTCGTGCAGAGCCTGCGCCTCGCGCGCGACCGCTCGCACGTGCGCGTGCTGGTGCAGCTCAACAAGGACGCCGAGAGCTTCACTTCCGACGATTCGCGCTTCTGGGTCGTGCGGCCGCGCCTCGACACCTCGGGCATCTCGGGCCTGGGCACCTTGCTGTCGGGCGCCTACATCGGCGCCGATGCCGGCGTGTCGAAGGAAACCGCGGGCGAATTCAAGGGCCTGGAGGCGCCGCCCATCGTCACGCGCGACGACTCTGGCCAGCAGTTCTTGCTGCGCGCCACCGACATCGGTTCGCTCGATGTGGGCTCGCCCGTGTACTTCCGCCGCATCAAGGTCGGGCAGGTCGCCGCATACGAGCTCGACGGCGACGGCCGCGGCGTCACGCTGCGGGTGTTCGTCAACGCGCCCTACGACAAGTTCGTGGGCGTCAACACCCGCTTCTGGCAGGCGAGCGGCATCGATGCGCAACTGAGCGCCAGTGGCTTCACGCTGCGCACCCAGTCGCTCGCGACCATCCTGCTCGGCGGCATCGCCTTCCAGGCGCCCGACGACGCGATGGGTCCGCTGGCAAAGGAGAACACCGCCTTCATGCTGGCGCAGGACGAAGTGGCGGCCATGAAGGAGCCCGACGGCCCGTCGCAGACGCTGCTCATGTACTTCAACCAGTCGCTGCGCGGCCTCGTGCCCGGCGCCCCGGTGGACTTCCGCGGCGTGGTGATCGGCGAGGTCAAGTCGATCGGCGTGGAGTTCGACCGCGCCGAGCGCGAGTTCCGCATGCCGGTGCTGGTGCAGATCTACCCCGACCGCCTGCGCCGCCGCGAGACCGGGCAGCCGCAGGGCACCGAGTCGCGCGCCACGCAGCAGGAGCGCCTGCGCTTCCTGGCCGAGAAGGGCCTGCGCGCGCAACTGCGCAACGGCAACCTGCTGACCGGTTCGGTGTACGTGGCGCTCGACTTCTTCCCGAAGGCGCCGCCCGTGCAGATCGACCTCGCGAAGAACCCGATCGAGCTGCCCACGGTGGCCAACAGCCTCGACGAGATCCAGTCGCAGGTGCAGGAAATCGCGAGCAAGCTCAACAAGGTGCCTTACGAGCAGATCGCGGCGGACCTGCGCACCACGCTCGCCACGCTCAACAAGACGCTCACCAGCGCCGAGCAGACCGTGACCCGCATCAACAACGACGTGACGCCCGAGCTGGCCGCGGCCATGAAGGATGTGCGCAAGACCGTCAACACGGCCGAGCGCACCCTGGCCGACGATTCGCCGTTGCAACAGGACATGCGCCAGACGCTGCGGGAACTGACCCGAGCCGCGGGCTCGGTGCGCGTGTTGACCGACTACCTGGAGCGCCATCCCGAGTCGCTGCTGCGCGGCAAACCGGACGACAAGAAATGA
- a CDS encoding paraquat-inducible protein A, which produces MKFLPFRRSREAKPVHQEVEHDPDAPVATAASLGLMACPHCAAVWQGAQEGDACGRCGTHLHTRKPQSLTRTWAFLIAACIMYIPANLLPVMITRTLFGAQYDTILSGVIYFWVSGAYGLAAIVFIASFLVPLFKLAVLFLLVVMAQRASTWRQHERAKLYHIIEIIGRWSMLDVFVVSLLTGLVQIQGFAVITAGVGIAAFGSVVVLTMLASLSFDPKLTWDSKEAQAMQESFENREEQTA; this is translated from the coding sequence ATGAAGTTCCTCCCTTTCCGCAGGTCGCGCGAAGCGAAGCCGGTGCATCAGGAGGTCGAACACGATCCCGATGCCCCGGTCGCGACTGCCGCCTCACTGGGTCTCATGGCCTGCCCGCACTGCGCAGCCGTGTGGCAAGGCGCACAAGAGGGCGATGCCTGCGGCCGCTGCGGCACGCACCTGCATACGCGCAAGCCCCAGAGCCTTACGCGCACCTGGGCCTTCTTGATCGCGGCCTGCATCATGTACATCCCGGCGAACCTGCTGCCGGTGATGATCACGCGCACGCTGTTCGGCGCGCAGTACGACACCATCCTGAGCGGCGTGATCTATTTCTGGGTGTCGGGCGCCTACGGGCTGGCCGCCATCGTCTTCATCGCGAGCTTCCTGGTGCCGCTGTTCAAGCTGGCGGTGCTCTTCTTGCTTGTGGTGATGGCCCAGCGCGCGAGCACCTGGCGCCAGCACGAGCGGGCAAAGCTGTATCACATCATCGAGATCATCGGCCGCTGGTCGATGCTCGATGTGTTCGTGGTGTCGCTGCTGACCGGGCTGGTGCAGATCCAGGGCTTCGCGGTCATCACCGCGGGCGTGGGCATCGCGGCCTTCGGCTCGGTGGTGGTGCTGACCATGCTGGCTTCGCTGAGCTTCGATCCGAAGCTCACCTGGGACAGCAAGGAAGCGCAGGCGATGCAAGAGAGTTTCGAGAACAGGGAAGAACAGACAGCATGA